Proteins from one Mastacembelus armatus chromosome 16, fMasArm1.2, whole genome shotgun sequence genomic window:
- the LOC113136471 gene encoding uncharacterized protein LOC113136471 isoform X2: MSASSVVPKVFIFLVINWNSSFFASGQSIHHLQISLGCQAVIPCQHKRGDSNSFKWFYKKDELSDKIQLFIEDKSGIQRHQTVGPKRTVTHNRSLVINYFAEEDEGQYWCENCYDDKCSRQQATVITKEILNEHYETIYVTAGNSFLQVCPGAFTNFKWTFEAKNSTALRNSAVKPETHSESHFVTSNKSIHIVNVQRAHAGRYSCSTSRCRGQTQKLLTVNLCVIMVHQTVDSPTSCVVICDGEYINIKPNNILNQETDTSSTSTHMAPYRSLNCSAKHIFDASNTVNSNLVPSNASNKTTGHEYLRPLIYGTSVAIVCVMLMALLIFYLRTKLWKDSSDRPSVVGRVDEDTSVIYSTIDIRGPAKTTNDYMNSNSCVYSEIKLK; this comes from the exons ATGAGTGCTTCATCCGTGGTGccaaaagtatttatttttttagtaatAAATTGGAACTCATCCTTTTTTGCTTCTGGACAAA GCATACATCACCTTCAGATCTCATTGGGATGTCAAGCTGTAATACCCTGCCAACATAAGAGAGGTGACTCAAACTCTTTCAAATGGTTTTACAAAAAGGATGAACTTAGTGACAAAATCCAGCTATTTATTGAGGACAAGAGTGGAATACAACGCCATCAGACTGTGGGTCCCAAAAGGACTGTTACACACAATCGTTCCTTGGTCATCAATTATTTtgcagaggaggatgaaggcCAGTACTGGTGTGAAAATTGTTATGATGACAAGTGCAGTCGTCAACAGGCTACAGTCATTACAAAAG aaattctGAATGAACATTATGAGACCATTTACGTGACTGCAGGCAACAGTTTTCTGCAGGTGTGTCCAGGAGCATTTACTAACTTTAAATGGACTTTTGAAGCAAAAAACTCAACTGCTCTCAGGAACTCGGCAGTAAAACCAGAAACACACTCTGAATCTCACTTTGTGACTTCTAACAAATCTATACACATTGTAAATGTCCAAAGAGCACATGCTGGAAGATATAGCTGCTCGACGAGCAGATGTAGAGGACAGACACAGAAGCTACTTACTGTCAACTTGTGTGTAATCATGG tgCACCAGACTGTGGATTCACCTACTTCTTGTGTTGTGATATGTGATGGTGAATACATAAACATCAAACCTAACAACATCTTAAATCAGGAGACAGACACAAGTTCTACATCAACACATATGGCGCCTTATCGGTCTTTGAACTGCAGTGCAAAGCACATATTTGATGCTTCTAATACAGTTAACAGCAATCTTGTACCATCAAAtgcttcaaacaaaacaacag GGCATGAATATCTGAGGCCACTTATTTATGGAACATCTGTAGCCATTGTCTGTGTTATGTTAATGGCACTTTTGATTTTCTACTTAAGAACAAAACTGTGGAAAG ATTCTTCTGATCGTCCTTCTGTTGTTGGAAGG GTGGATGAAGATACTTCAGTGATTTATTCAACAATTGATATCAGAGGACCTGCTAAGACAACAAATGATTACATGAATTCCAACAGTTGTGTGTatagtgaaattaaattaaaatag
- the LOC113136471 gene encoding uncharacterized protein LOC113136471 isoform X1, with the protein MSASSVVPKVFIFLVINWNSSFFASGQTGIHHLQISLGCQAVIPCQHKRGDSNSFKWFYKKDELSDKIQLFIEDKSGIQRHQTVGPKRTVTHNRSLVINYFAEEDEGQYWCENCYDDKCSRQQATVITKEILNEHYETIYVTAGNSFLQVCPGAFTNFKWTFEAKNSTALRNSAVKPETHSESHFVTSNKSIHIVNVQRAHAGRYSCSTSRCRGQTQKLLTVNLCVIMVHQTVDSPTSCVVICDGEYINIKPNNILNQETDTSSTSTHMAPYRSLNCSAKHIFDASNTVNSNLVPSNASNKTTGHEYLRPLIYGTSVAIVCVMLMALLIFYLRTKLWKDSSDRPSVVGRVDEDTSVIYSTIDIRGPAKTTNDYMNSNSCVYSEIKLK; encoded by the exons ATGAGTGCTTCATCCGTGGTGccaaaagtatttatttttttagtaatAAATTGGAACTCATCCTTTTTTGCTTCTGGACAAA CAGGCATACATCACCTTCAGATCTCATTGGGATGTCAAGCTGTAATACCCTGCCAACATAAGAGAGGTGACTCAAACTCTTTCAAATGGTTTTACAAAAAGGATGAACTTAGTGACAAAATCCAGCTATTTATTGAGGACAAGAGTGGAATACAACGCCATCAGACTGTGGGTCCCAAAAGGACTGTTACACACAATCGTTCCTTGGTCATCAATTATTTtgcagaggaggatgaaggcCAGTACTGGTGTGAAAATTGTTATGATGACAAGTGCAGTCGTCAACAGGCTACAGTCATTACAAAAG aaattctGAATGAACATTATGAGACCATTTACGTGACTGCAGGCAACAGTTTTCTGCAGGTGTGTCCAGGAGCATTTACTAACTTTAAATGGACTTTTGAAGCAAAAAACTCAACTGCTCTCAGGAACTCGGCAGTAAAACCAGAAACACACTCTGAATCTCACTTTGTGACTTCTAACAAATCTATACACATTGTAAATGTCCAAAGAGCACATGCTGGAAGATATAGCTGCTCGACGAGCAGATGTAGAGGACAGACACAGAAGCTACTTACTGTCAACTTGTGTGTAATCATGG tgCACCAGACTGTGGATTCACCTACTTCTTGTGTTGTGATATGTGATGGTGAATACATAAACATCAAACCTAACAACATCTTAAATCAGGAGACAGACACAAGTTCTACATCAACACATATGGCGCCTTATCGGTCTTTGAACTGCAGTGCAAAGCACATATTTGATGCTTCTAATACAGTTAACAGCAATCTTGTACCATCAAAtgcttcaaacaaaacaacag GGCATGAATATCTGAGGCCACTTATTTATGGAACATCTGTAGCCATTGTCTGTGTTATGTTAATGGCACTTTTGATTTTCTACTTAAGAACAAAACTGTGGAAAG ATTCTTCTGATCGTCCTTCTGTTGTTGGAAGG GTGGATGAAGATACTTCAGTGATTTATTCAACAATTGATATCAGAGGACCTGCTAAGACAACAAATGATTACATGAATTCCAACAGTTGTGTGTatagtgaaattaaattaaaatag
- the cyp4t8 gene encoding cytochrome P450 4T8, which produces MALTEDFVYFSLDWPHMHHLVALVCLVVVVYKLNMLLAKRKTTFRNMEAFSGPPGHWLFGHVLEFKQDGTELFKIVQWGKLYPYAFPLWFGPFVCFLNIHHPDYVKTILTSTEPKDDFAYRFIESWIGEGLLVSKGQKWFRHRRLLTPGFHYDVLKPYVKLMSDSAKTMLAKWESYTKTNESFELFQHVSLMTLDSILKCAFSYSSNCQTEGGTNTYIKAVYELSDLINLRFRMFPYHNDLIFYLSPHGFRYRKARHVSRIHTEEVIRKRKEALKNETELERVQVKRNLDFLDILLFAKDEDQQGLSDEDIRAEVDTFMFEGHDTTASGLSFILYCLACHPEHQKLCREEIIEVLDGKDTFEWEDLSKIPYTTMCIKECLRLYPPVPGMSRKITKPLTFFDGRTLPEGCHVGTSVFGIHRNANVWENPDVFDPLRFLPENVSERSPHAFVPFSAGPRNCIGQNFAMNEMKIATALVLKRYQLIEDPALKPKIIPRLVLRSLNGIHIKIKPVDPQV; this is translated from the exons ATGGCGCTTACTGAAGATTTCGTGTATTTTTCGCTGGACTGGCCTCACATGCATCACTTGGTTGCTTTAGTTTGTCTTGTTGTCGTTGTgtataaattaaacatgttGCTCGCTAAAAGAAAGACTACATTTCGAAACATGGAAGCTTTTTCAGGACCACCGGGACACTGGCTTTTTGGACATGTTTTGGAG tttaaacaaGATGGGACAGAATTGTTCAAGATAGTGCAATGGGGGAAGCTGTACCCTTACGCCTTCCCATTGTGGTTTGGCCCctttgtttgtttcctcaacATTCACCATCCCGATTATGTAAAAACCATACTGACATCAACTG AGCCAAAAGATGATTTTGCATATAGGTTCATAGAATCTTGGATCG GGGAAGGTTTACTGGTATCAAAAGGTCAGAAGTGGTTTCGGCACAGAAGGCTCCTGACACCAGGTTTCCATTACGATGTTTTGAAGCCATATGTAAAGCTGATGTCAGATTCTGCAAAAACTATGTTg GCCAAATGGGAGAGCTATACAAAGACAAATGAATCATTTGAATTGTTTCAACACGTCAGCCTTATGACACTAGACAGCATCTTGAAGTGTGCATTCAGCTACAGCAGCAACTGTCAAACCGAGGG TGGCACAAATACATACATCAAAGCAGTGTATGAGCTCAGTGATCTGATTAATCTCCGGTTCAGGATGTTTCCATACCACAACGACCTAATTTTCTACCTCAGCCCTCATGGCTTTAGATACAGGAAAGCGCGCCATGTGTCTCGCATTCATACAG AGGAAGTTataagaaagaggaaagaagcaCTAAAAAATGAGACTGAGCTCGAACGTGTTCAGGTCAAGAGAAACTTGGACTTTCTGGACATCCTTCTATTTGCAAAA GATGAGGATCAGCAGGGTCTATCAGATGAAGATATACGTGCAGAAGTAGATACCTTCATGTTTGAGGGCCATGACACTACAGCCAGTGGCCTCTCTTTCATCCTCTACTGTCTGGCCTGCCACCCAGAACACCAGAAGCTTTGTAGGGAGGAGATCATTGAGGTCCTGGATGGCAAGGACACCTTTGAATG GGAGGATCTTAGTAAAATTCCATACACCACAATGTGCATAAAAGAATGTCTCCGCCTTTATCCCCCTGTACCAGGAATGTCAAGAAAAATCACAAAACCCCTGACATTTTTTGATGGAAGGACTCTGCCTGAAG gTTGTCATGTTGGAACAAGTGTGTTTGGGATTCACAGGAATGCAAATGTCTGGGAAAACCCTGAT GTATTTGACCCACTGCGTTTCCTACCAGAGAATGTATCCGAGAGGTCACCTCATGCATTTGTGCCTTTCTCAGCTGGGCCAAG AAACTGCATTGGTCAGAACTTTGCCATGAATGAGATGAAAATTGCAACAGCCCTGGTACTGAAACGATACCAGCTGATAGAAGACCCCGCTCTGAAACCCAAGATAATTCCTAGACTGGTGCTCCGCTCCCTCAACGGAATCCACATTAAGATAAAACCTGTAGACCCACAGgtgtaa